A part of Lacibacter sp. H407 genomic DNA contains:
- a CDS encoding YcxB family protein, which translates to MNISFRYDRKKVIQALRYHFISKKEIRILIILVNVFALFAAAMFFWKKIAPVAFLLSSFLWFSLMVSLWFILPFTVYSRAKTFRDSFNLTFLDTYMHLENPNGSKKWNYSAFKYFIETPNFFHLYIDDRSFFLIPKDAFDDTDATHNARLLLREKIGQK; encoded by the coding sequence ATGAATATTTCGTTCCGGTACGATCGTAAAAAAGTAATCCAGGCATTACGTTATCATTTTATTTCTAAAAAAGAAATACGCATCCTGATTATTCTGGTAAACGTGTTTGCGTTGTTTGCTGCAGCTATGTTCTTCTGGAAAAAAATTGCACCGGTTGCTTTTCTGTTGAGCTCATTTCTATGGTTTTCATTAATGGTATCGTTGTGGTTTATTTTACCGTTCACGGTTTACAGTCGTGCAAAAACCTTTCGGGATTCATTTAATCTTACGTTCCTTGATACATACATGCATCTTGAAAATCCAAATGGCAGTAAAAAATGGAATTACAGTGCATTTAAATACTTTATTGAAACACCGAACTTCTTTCATCTGTACATTGATGACCGTTCCTTTTTCCTGATTCCGAAAGATGCGTTTGATGACACGGATGCTACACACAATGCCCGGTTACTTTTACGGGAAAAGATTGGGCAGAAATAG
- a CDS encoding T9SS type A sorting domain-containing protein codes for MKFPHPHFKGLLMPFFLLLLTSVTYAQSPGLIVRPAGAAGPLVLNPNQDFFSSATSAGFTTSDITQSEILYKIIKPVMIEPTGDLATGPDGGYSDIVKTVDNSGCYIYNDGTNLLFRLRIGSIVSGAKAYNILIDTDLKLGASGSAADPNYVAPTNSGNGNPGFELEVALETGTNGRVAIYNVDGIVNPTASNTYSLATNQLISVALSRESGNADYFYDFYVPLSALGITASTPIRLVISTNTNPGSAFQGTRSDIYGLNDDNFTSTTDAWEFLGENTPSFTLTDITSGGSGPSDACTAAPAVNTGIASGSNVNITGTWTRLDATKPSTATISVYKNAVLAGTTTATSGSPWTYIIASVASGDIITAKAQSTGESMCLTSNSVAVTSCSPSNVSTNTTTVITCITNKGIQGTKPANARIKLYTIAAGGNLVLLADDATTTLKITYNQTTDPSGTIWEYNSTNNGGPNAACTGGANDMTSSSYAFSVIESGKCESAPAFSCLTLTQTAAPTITQTVLYPGSTISGTAVTGATVRLFVNGFIVASTTASGSAYSFSSQTFQTGDIITVRQQASGQCISTAATLTATCFTSAPVITTDIQGNLTGAVTTVTGTSSEPAGTTIRVYNGSNVLQGTTTVQANGTWSVTVAALVNGTSYYATAQNGSCSVSANSSSATARAATTVCPTITGSYTEGNTSVSGTITGPFTGTVYLYQDGGLIGSVALSAQSAWTVTVSASNPLYAGGVLSVGAQATSSTLNTACGSTTTVSCSAPTTPLISPTTSSISVGQTVTYTVSNTQSGVLYIVEDAGSGLSYATSEFGNGGAETITTQTFTSPGTYNIEVVADKLSGSGCLSVATASITVSGTLPVQLLSFNGRLLNGQSHLNWRTATEINASHYLIERSGDGINFLSIGSVKATGNSVTETAYQFVDASPLAAFNFYRLKMVDEDGKSSYSAVIKLYSSASTKVIASPNPFDQLINIQATVEVSGDAYVRLFDQHGRIVYTTIRSVFKGTNSIQLNNLPLLPAGNYILEVRTGQLKSSQLLLKRK; via the coding sequence ATGAAATTCCCACACCCGCATTTTAAAGGGCTGCTGATGCCCTTTTTTTTATTGTTGCTGACATCTGTAACCTATGCCCAGTCACCTGGATTAATTGTCCGTCCTGCAGGTGCTGCAGGTCCGCTTGTTCTCAATCCAAACCAGGATTTTTTTAGTTCTGCAACATCTGCAGGCTTTACTACAAGCGATATTACTCAAAGTGAAATATTGTATAAGATTATTAAACCGGTAATGATTGAACCAACAGGCGACCTCGCTACAGGACCTGATGGTGGTTATTCTGATATTGTAAAAACAGTTGATAACAGCGGCTGTTATATTTACAATGATGGAACAAACCTCTTGTTCCGTTTACGAATTGGCAGTATTGTTAGTGGTGCAAAGGCGTATAATATTTTAATAGATACTGATCTGAAACTTGGCGCATCGGGTTCTGCTGCTGATCCCAATTATGTGGCTCCAACAAACAGTGGAAATGGTAACCCCGGTTTTGAACTGGAAGTGGCACTCGAAACAGGTACAAATGGGCGTGTGGCTATTTATAATGTGGATGGTATTGTAAACCCAACAGCAAGCAACACTTATTCTCTTGCAACCAATCAATTGATCTCTGTTGCACTGAGTCGTGAATCAGGTAATGCGGATTATTTCTATGATTTTTATGTGCCGCTGTCTGCATTAGGTATCACAGCATCAACACCAATCCGTCTGGTTATTTCAACCAATACAAATCCAGGGTCAGCATTCCAGGGAACACGTTCTGATATTTATGGTTTGAATGATGATAATTTTACAAGCACAACAGATGCATGGGAATTTTTAGGCGAGAATACGCCAAGCTTTACATTGACTGATATCACCTCAGGTGGCTCTGGCCCTTCGGATGCATGTACTGCTGCGCCAGCTGTAAATACAGGTATTGCTTCGGGATCAAACGTGAATATTACCGGCACGTGGACAAGACTTGATGCAACTAAACCTTCAACAGCTACTATCTCAGTTTATAAAAATGCTGTATTGGCCGGCACAACAACTGCAACGAGCGGAAGCCCGTGGACTTATATCATTGCAAGCGTTGCAAGTGGAGATATTATTACTGCAAAAGCACAATCAACCGGCGAGAGTATGTGTTTAACAAGTAACAGTGTAGCGGTAACAAGTTGCTCTCCATCAAATGTTTCAACTAACACAACAACCGTCATTACTTGTATTACGAATAAAGGTATACAAGGAACAAAACCGGCTAACGCACGAATCAAATTATATACAATTGCAGCGGGAGGCAACCTTGTTTTGTTGGCAGACGATGCAACAACAACGTTGAAAATTACTTATAACCAAACAACCGATCCTTCAGGTACTATTTGGGAATATAACAGTACAAACAATGGCGGACCAAACGCTGCGTGTACCGGTGGTGCGAATGATATGACATCGTCCAGTTATGCATTCTCGGTAATTGAATCAGGTAAGTGCGAATCCGCACCTGCCTTCAGTTGTTTAACACTCACACAAACCGCAGCGCCAACAATTACGCAAACAGTTCTCTATCCGGGCTCAACTATTAGTGGAACAGCAGTAACGGGTGCCACTGTTCGTTTATTTGTAAATGGATTTATTGTTGCATCAACAACAGCTTCAGGAAGTGCGTATAGTTTTTCCAGTCAAACATTTCAAACTGGTGATATAATTACTGTTCGTCAACAGGCAAGCGGACAGTGCATTAGTACAGCAGCAACGTTAACGGCTACCTGTTTTACATCGGCACCAGTTATTACAACAGATATTCAAGGTAATTTAACCGGAGCTGTAACAACAGTTACAGGAACTTCATCCGAACCTGCAGGTACAACTATTCGTGTCTATAATGGTTCGAATGTTTTACAAGGTACAACAACCGTTCAGGCGAATGGTACATGGTCTGTAACTGTTGCTGCGTTGGTAAACGGAACAAGCTATTATGCAACGGCACAAAACGGAAGCTGTTCTGTTAGTGCCAACTCTTCGTCTGCAACAGCAAGAGCTGCGACCACTGTTTGCCCCACGATCACCGGATCATACACCGAAGGCAATACATCCGTATCAGGAACCATCACCGGTCCGTTTACGGGTACAGTTTATTTGTACCAGGATGGAGGATTGATTGGCTCGGTGGCACTCTCTGCTCAATCAGCATGGACAGTAACCGTGTCAGCATCTAACCCATTGTATGCAGGCGGAGTATTAAGTGTTGGTGCGCAGGCAACAAGCAGCACATTAAACACCGCATGCGGTTCTACCACAACTGTTTCCTGTTCTGCTCCAACAACACCGTTGATCAGTCCAACAACATCATCGATCTCCGTTGGGCAAACAGTTACCTATACTGTATCAAATACACAGTCAGGTGTGTTATATATTGTTGAAGATGCAGGCAGCGGATTAAGTTATGCAACATCAGAATTTGGAAATGGTGGTGCAGAAACAATCACTACACAAACATTCACATCACCAGGTACATACAATATTGAAGTTGTTGCCGATAAGTTATCCGGCTCCGGTTGTTTATCTGTAGCAACGGCGTCAATTACTGTTTCAGGTACGTTGCCTGTTCAGTTGCTGTCGTTCAATGGACGTTTATTGAACGGACAATCACATTTGAACTGGAGAACAGCTACTGAGATCAACGCAAGTCATTACCTAATTGAAAGAAGTGGCGATGGGATTAATTTCCTTTCCATTGGTTCGGTAAAAGCAACCGGAAATTCAGTTACTGAAACTGCTTATCAATTTGTAGATGCATCTCCACTTGCAGCTTTTAATTTCTATCGTTTGAAAATGGTGGATGAAGATGGTAAATCAAGCTACAGTGCAGTTATCAAATTGTATAGTAGTGCATCCACCAAAGTGATCGCATCACCTAATCCATTTGACCAGTTAATAAATATACAGGCAACAGTTGAAGTAAGCGGAGATGCGTACGTCCGTTTATTCGATCAACATGGAAGGATTGTTTATACTACCATCAGATCGGTGTTTAAAGGGACAAATTCAATTCAGTTAAATAATCTTCCCCTGTTGCCGGCAGGCAATTATATTTTAGAGGTAAGAACAGGCCAACTTAAAAGCTCTCAACTTCTCCTGAAAAGAAAATAA